The following DNA comes from Bos indicus x Bos taurus breed Angus x Brahman F1 hybrid chromosome 5, Bos_hybrid_MaternalHap_v2.0, whole genome shotgun sequence.
ATTCAACAGGCAGATTACAAACTCCTGACTCTAATCCACAGTCACTGCTCTGTAAACACCTGTGCACCTGAATTGATGTCAAcagcacccccacctcccagtctCTAAactattttttctaattatcatttactgagcacttactctgcaccttggacagcaaggagatcaaaccagtccatcctaaaggaaatcaaccctgaatagtcatcgggaggactgatgctgaagctgatgcgccaatactttggccacctgatgcgaagagctgactccttggaaaagaccctgatggtgggaaagattgaaagcaggaggagaaggggacgacagaagatgagatacttggatggcctcaccgacttgatggacatgagtttgagcaagctccaggagatggtgatggacagggaagccaggcattcatggggtcgcaaagagtcggacacgactcagcaactcaacaacaactcTGCACCAAACATTCAgagtgtgtgtattctttttgttttttattttggccgCGCAGCATgtcttgcgggatcttagttcctcaaacaGGGTTCGAACCCAAGACTTCAACAGTGAAATAGCCACGTTCTAACCACTGgcccgccagggaattccttgcatactctttttttttataacactttttctatttatttaattttgtatctataaaaGATGATGAATATTCACAAAGCTTAACTGTAATAATCATTTcttgatgtatgtaagtcaaatcattatgctatcaaccttaaacttacacagtactGTATGTCAATTAGATTTCAgtgaaactggaagaaaaacttaaaaaaaaaatgaacatttaaccTATTCAAAAAGCTCTGTGCCTGTgtattcttatttaattctcccaTCCACTTGGGATATAGTGATATATAAAATGCTCAACATCTTATACAAGCAAAAACCAAGTGTGAGAGGTTAACAGCATAATCTGCCCAAGGCCATATGGATAGGAGTGGCAGGGTTTCGTGACTCCAAGACCAGTGTTCTTTCCACTGTACCTGAACCGCGAAGAACATGTCTGACCAGAGGTAGGGGACCTCCCAccgcccgcctccctccccaccatacACTCTCCCAGGCTAAGCTTCTGTCTGAGTATTGTACCCTTGACCCTGACCTGTGCCCCTCAGCCCTCCCCCTTCCCAATGCACAGTCCCTCCCCCGACACACCCCACAACTCCCCGAACACCTCAGGGTCACTGCACTCTGGCCTCCAGCTCAGGGGTCCagagcccagccccctcccttctCCGGGGAGATTTTGGGTTCTGCAGGGGGTAACCACAGCCTCAGGGTTCCAGAGACCCCAGTCAGGGAGAGCAAGTCCTCCCAGGGCACTGCAAAAAGCAAACACTTCTGGACCCCCATGCCCAGAAATTCAAAATTAGCCAGTCTGTAGGGGACCCAGGCTTCAGTGTTTCTTTAAGATGCCACAGTGACCCTAAAGTGCAGCAAGATTTAGAAGCAATGCTCGAGGCGATTGCTGGGAGCTGGTCAGAAAGTGGGAGCAGGGCTCAGGCCTGAAGAAGGAGTGAACGGACAAGCTGAACCATGCGGGTCTCATCCTCATGGTGCCTGGAGGTGCTAAAGGGCCTTCCTGCTTGGCCCCAGCTCAGCTGAACAGCAGATTTCCCATCACATCTCACCTGGGGATCTGGGAGGCGGGTGGGGGGACGTAACCAATGCCCCAGAGGACAGATGAGGGACTGGGACCTTCCACAAAGTTGGACCAGTGCCCCCCAGGAGAGGGCTCGGGAGCTAAGGGGTTAAGGGTCACGGCCGACCCAAAGCAGCTCCAACAGGCAGAGTCATCAGTGGGCTTTACATCTGATGGACAGAATTTCATTTGCTCTGTTCCTCTCAGGGGCCCATCTCAGGAGTAAATCTGGCACCAGCTCCACAGaacccaggttggatcccagAAAAACCCTGCCAGTCCCGAAAGGCCTCCGCCCAGGGAAGCCAGCCTGAACCTTACCATTATACCCTCCCTTCTGGGGAGAGAGAACAGGCTCCAGAGTTCCCCAGCACCACACCTCTCCCAGGATGGGTATACGTGGGACTGGGGGGCGAGGTGTGGTGAGGGGTCACCAGCATTCCTGGGGGAGGGTCAGGAATGAGAGGGCAAGGACCCCTCCCATCCCCAGCGGGGAAAAGAGCAGAAGGGGGCGCTGGCCACCAGGCTGGTTCTGCCAAGGACAGAGGCCCCGTGTCCTCATCGTCCTCCTCCAGGAACCCTCCCCCTCTCCAAACCCCCTGCTCTCCAGGGATGAATACGGGGCCTGCACCTTCCCCTGCTGGGGAAAGCTGGGCCCCAGGGGCCTGCAACAGATGGAGGGGATCAAGAGTTGCCAGCATGGTGGGCAGTGTGTTCACAGCACAGTGTACGCCCCCAGCCACAGCCCTGAGCATCTGACAGCACTCCCCCCCGCCCCGCACCCCTGCAGGCCCACCTTCCTCACCCAGCACCTCTCAGCAGAGAGCCCAGTACAGCTCTTGGAAACAggaacagagggagagagacagagacagaaacagagggaggggaagagagaagacTCTTCTGTCCAGCCTGGCTTCTCTGCAGACCCAGAGCGcccaccgccacccccacccccatcctggcaCAGCTGGGCCAAGGGGGTGGGGGTAAGGGAGGAGGCAGGCAGTCGAAAGGGGAGTCGTGGGACCCCACACCTGGCTTCTTACCCTCTGtaaccacccctccccaccccaagggGGTCTCAGGCCAAGTCACGGATGCCACAGACACCACACCTCCTCAAGAGGAGGAACCAAGGGCTGGAAGGATGAGCAGGGACCCACCGGGATCGAGGGATGCCAGGCAGACGGGCAGCGGGCGGGCCGCAGCAGGTGTCGGAGACTGCTGCGGGCAGCCGGACACAACCGACTGGATGCTCGTCCCTCCGTCCCTCTGTCCATCCAGGGTGGCTCCTCTCTGGGCGGCTCTGAGGCCGGGCGGGCGCTGTTAAAAagctttttatgtgtgtgtgtgttaatcacatGATTGCCGTTCACCTGTATTTCGAACAAAGACAGCTCACTGTTTCAAGGCCCCGAACAAGAGTCTGGGcacagggaagagaagggaggcgGGGGGAGGAGGGTTGGCAGCGCCGGGGGTGGCGTCGAGGAAAACTGGGGGGAGATTGTCCAAGGCCGGCGAgcgagagaaagagaaaaccctTATCAAACTCCTAATTCACTGGGCTCCGAGGCCCCAGACACACTGGCCCGATTGTCTGGCTGGTTGTGTGTgcgagcatgtgtgtgtgtgtgtgttccagtgtccgctccccccacccccaacatgcCTTCGCCTCGTGTGACTACCTCATTGTGTCCCATTACCCACCCCCTCCAACCCCCTTGGCCTTTCCCAAGCACGAGGCCTTGCCTGGACCCCCTTTCCAGCCCCGCTCCAGACGCGACTCCCTTGGGCTGGGCCCGGGGCCTCGCCCAGCCGCTGAGGAGCTCAGAACCGTCCATGGTCATCATCGCGGCCCCAGCTCCATCTGTCCTCCTCACACACCCGCACCTCTGCCTCAGCACCCACCTTTTGAGAAGAGAGAGGGGCTGTGGTCTTAGAGGCCTGTGAAAGCCTTAGATGATGGGCAGGGCAAAAAAATGAAGGAGTCACCCCGCTGAGGGGAGTGGGGTTGAGTAGAGAAGTGGGCAGAGAGGAAGAAGACTCCTCACCCTTTCTccgggtgggggagtggggggtggctTGACAACCAGGACTGGGACTCCCCCTACCAGGGTGGAGGGAGTTGGGTCCCAGGAAATAGGGCCCCAGAAGCTTTTCAGACCTACTTGAAGAGGACCCCAGCCCAGTGCGGGCCCAGCCTCCCGCACACTTTAGCCTTTCTCTCTAGCCAGCCCAGGCCTTGCGGTGCTGGGTGTCCGGTGAGAGGAGACTGGGGGTGAAGCCGGGGCATCTGCACTGGGCAGGGGGTATCCAGCTGCACCCCGCTTCACCAGGTATGGACCTGTAATCTTCCTCTCCTGCTGTCTGAGAAAGAGGACAGCTGGGTGGGGGGTAGGAGGCGGGGTGAGACAGGCTGGCACGCAATAAGAGGTCTTAAGTGAAGCAACACCGGCCAGTGTCACCCCCCCACTGACAGAACCGTCACCTGCCTTCTCCTCTGCCAGCTGCCCATTCCGACACCTGAGACAGAGGTTGGGGGTCCCAGGTGGGCCCAGTTTTCGCCCAAGGGACACGTTGTGACCCTCCCCACCTACCTCCACTGGCTTTCCCGGCCTGACCACCCCCACTCCTACACCTTCCCAGGATGGGCCTGGGGGCAGCCAGCAGCgcagggagctggggtgggggggcctggCAGAGGAGCCCAGAGTGTTGGGGATGAAGGAAAGCGCTGGAGGCTCCACCTtctgcccttccctccctcccctccccctccccctctcccccctccttccttccccagcccTCGGCAGCAGCTCAGCGCTCAGTCAGTCTCAGGCTGTCCGGCCAGGGTGGTTGGTGGTGAGGATTCAGGCTCCGTCCTGACAAGGCCCGTGGCCTGAGGTTCgggggcccccagcccctcccaaccAGCCCACCAgcgtcccccacccccagctcccgaGCTGGACCGCACACCTTGGGACACGGTTTTCCACTTCCTCAGGACGAGCCCTAGACTGGAGGAGAGGTCCGAGGAGGTGAGTGAGTGCGCAGCCCGCTCCTCCCTTCCCGGGGCCCAGGCCTGGGACCCTGCGGTGGGGCGTGGGGGGGCGTGGGGCTGAGAGAAGCTGACACCCGCGTCTGCCCCCAGCCCAGTTCCTCTTCTAGTCCCCCGTCGGGGGGCAGgcggaagggaagaaggaaaggtgAGCGAAAAGGTGGGAAATTCCAGGAGCCAGGATTAGAGCAGAAGAAAGAGTccgtttttcttcctttccatcaaCAAACCTCCACCCAAgaggaggtttaaaaaaaaaaaaaaaaacccgaacCCACCCACAGCAAGAGGCGGTTGGAACCAGGTGGGGGGAGACATGGAGGCGGGAGCTAAGAGGCCGAGCCCGGGTCTGGCATGTGCGCGGGCCCCAGGGCTGCGGTGGGTTTAGGGGCAGCCTGCCGGCCCCACCTTGGGACTGTGCCTGAGTCGCGTGCCGGGCCGCCGTCGGGGCTGCGCGCAGGCCGCCCATCGCGCCCTCCTTCCCGTCGTCCAGGTGAGCGTTGGACTCTTCGCCAGGAACCCGGCGGCGGGCCCCGGGGAGGCGgccgaggcggcggcggcggcggccgggggCGACATGGCAGAGGAGCAGGACCTGTCCGAGGTGGAGCTGAGCCCCGTGGGCTCCGAGGAGCCGCGCTGCCTGTCCCCGGGGAGCGCGCCCTCGCTGGGGCccgacggcggcggcggcggcggcggcggctcgggCCTGCGAGCTAGCCCGGGGCCCGGCGAGCTGGGcaaggtcaagaaggaacagcaGGACGGCGAGGCAGACGATGATAAGTTCCCCGTGTGCATCCGCGAGGCCGTCAGCCAGGTGCTCAGCGGCTACGACTGGACTCTGGTGCCCATGCCGGTGCGCGTCAACGGCGCCAGCAAGAGCAAGCCGCACGTCAAGCGGCCCATGAACGCCTTCATGGTGTGGGCGCAGGCGGCGCGCAGGAAGCTGGCCGACCAGTACCCGCACCTGCACAACGCCGAGCTCAGCAAGACGCTGGGCAAGCTCTGGAGGTGAGCGCCCCCGACCCGCCTTCGGAGAGCTCCCGCAGGGCCCTCTACCCGGGCCCTCTACCTGCGGGTGGAATGGGGCGAGGCGCTCACGGCCTGGGCCCTTCTCCTGGGGCAGCCGCCTCCTCGATGGGACTGGACGGCCAGCTGAGGGCATCGGGCCCACCCTTCCCCCGTACCCCTTTGGGGTTGCGCTCGCGCCGGTCTCCAGCGGCCTAGGCCCCGCTCCCCAGCCCGGGCAGTGGGCTGGAAGGCGCCCCCTCGCGGTTGGAATTCTGCCGGTGACAGGAGCTGGGGCCTGGGCTTCTGGGCGGGGTGGGCGAGAGTGAaggtggaagggagggaaggCTGGTGGAGGTATCCACACCATAGTCGTCCACTAACCCCATTTCCGCAGGTGCCACTCAAGGGTGCCGCTGCCCCAGGGTCAAGGGGGATGCGAGGGAAACGTCTGTGAAAGAACTGAAGGCCTGGCTGGAgaggcagggaaactgaggcagccaGGTGGAGAACTGCAAGGCTGAGATGGGGGCAGACAAGGAATTCAGGTCCGGGTCTTTGAAAGGGTGAGGGATGGAGGCCAAGCCGACCGCTGCAGGTCCCTGTCCtaccccagcctcctcctctgcaCCCTTCTGAGCACCCCTCCTTCAGACCCAGGGCTTCTTCATCCCCCCCAGGGAAGGGGACGCGTGGAGAGGAGACTCCCCCTCCCACCAGGTCCCAGAGCTGCCAGGCTggtctcttcccctccctccctctcccagtcCAGGCGCCATCTTCCTTTCCAGGGCCCCACCCAGGATTGAGTAACCTCCTACCCCTCCAGCCCTGGAGCTGAGAGCCCTGGCCAGGAGGAAAGGCTGGCCCCTTTCCTATCCAGGGTCCCTCAGAGTCCCATGTTCTCTGGAAGCAGCTCAAACTTTGGGGGAAAAACATACCCCTGAGAAGGAAGTCGGCCTCACCTCTGGTCTGGGGTTTAGGCTGCTCccttttgaatatgttgttgaCCAGGGCAacggcaccccccaccccccaagaagTCCTGGGCAGCTCAGAAAGAGAACAGGGGCTCCAGAAGGTGAGAGTCTGCAGAGGTTACCTGATTCCCCACTAGACTGTCCATGAGATAGGCCCAGGAAGGCAGAGGGACCGCCCAGGCCATGTAACAGCTGGTGGCGGAGCCAGGGCCAGAACCAGGTCTCCTGACGCTTCGGCCAGTAGTCTTCCCACACACTATCCTTGGTGACAGAGGTGGGTCACCCCTCCCCTCTAAGACACGATCAGGAGGTTGTGGGAtgagggcagaggagagcagGAACGAGGAGCATCCAAGCTGCAGAAAGTGTCAGGGGAGCCTGCCACCCCTCCCCTTGCCAGCCCCAACACAGTGGAGCTTGGCCTAGAAGGCCAAAGGCTTAAGGTGGTGGAAGGGGCAGGAAAGCCCCCAAGAGACCGAGAGGAATTCGCACCCAGTCCCCTGGGCCTGCTAAAGGCCTGGtgcttcttcccctcccccctcagCACTCAGCTCACCCCAGCAGGCCCTGGGCTCAGTGGTCAAACTGCTGCATGGACTCAGAGGGGCTAGCCTTGCCCAGGATCAGAGGTTGAAgccagctcctctgcccaaggtCCATCCACATCGTGGCAGGGTTTAGCCCAAGCCAGGACCCTTGGTGCCATGGGACAGAGACGAGCAAGTGAGAGACAGAGAACCAGGAGGGAGGCAGACAGGCAGACGGAACAGGCCTTAGGGACCATGAGCAGACCACAGTGTAAGCCCAGTAAGAGCATCAAAGCGAGGATGGACCCCCCCCCCGACCTTTCCCCCACGCTGTTGCCAAGGATTTAAGGTTAGAGCCTCTGTTGTCCCTGTCTGTCCCTGTTCCCCCAGCCCAGAACCCCACGTTGGGCTCCCTCAAAGGGACTTGTTCCTGACCACCCCTCACCTCAGGCTGTGTGCACAGGGGCCCGAGGTGATCCCCAGGGGCCAACCTGAGGGGGGGGGGCACAACCAGGAAAGCAGGCACTGCTTACTCAGGACCCAACCCAGCAGTGGGAGGGTGACCAGACAGTGACAAGGATCAAAGGCTGTGCCAACAGGGAGTGGGCTACATGGATCCTGGGTGGGGACCCTGGAGACCTCTGGACTGGGTTAAGCTAGCCTGCCTCTCCAGGGGCTTCTCCTGAAATCTGTGCGCCCCGCCCCTCCACTGTCTCATGAATCTCAGGCTATCAAGAAGGGGGATGGCTAGCTGGGCAGAACTGGCAATCAGAGGCCCTATACCTGAAAAGAGAAAGACATGCAGATTGTGTGGGACACTGGAAGGGGGTCAGTCAGACGCACCAGCATCCAGACCCTGGCTCGCAAGTGGCTAGGGGAGTGTGCCAACTGCTAACCTTCAACTGCTGACCTTCAGTGCCTGGCCAGGAAAGGCCTGTTAGATGTTGATCTCATGGTGCTGGGGGGGTGGTGTATTGATTGACCCGCCTGGGGAGAATAATTAGAGCCAAGAGACAGGAAAGGTGGGGTCACAGGCTGGAACCTCCCCAGACCTTTAGGTGAGCCCCCACGGGAGCAGGTGGAGTGGAGCCAGTGTGCCCTACTGTggaagcccccccccccaccaactgGGGATTCCAGTTTGGGTGGGGAGCCAGCCCACCCCTTACTCCTCCCTGTTCCAGACCTTGGAGACCCAGAGGTGAAGACCAAACAAGGTTTATAGTTAGAGCTGTGGTGACCGAGGGCTAGCGCTGGAGTCAAGCTGAAATTTGGGATTGGGTTTCTGTGGTGGGGGAGGACGGGTTTGGGGTCAGGAAAGAGCCTGAACagagctgaagctgaaggtctgGGTGCGGCTAGGGTTGGGTTTGGGGGTGAGGTTGGCGTTGGGCTTAAGTTAGGACTGGGGTTGGGGCTGgcagaccccacccccaccccccaggtagGTTTCTCTCCAAGTTAGGGTGCTGCTGGGAACTAGCGCTGGGAGGTGCCGACGGGTGCAAGTTGGAGTCTTCCCTCTCGTCTAGCCTGTGCCCCGGCTCGCGCTCCGTGCCCCCTGCCATTTTCTTTCGGATTCACATCCGCTTGCCAGTGGGCAGAGGGCACAGGGAAGgtttggggtgggagagggagtgcAGGGTCCCCTGCCATCCTAGGAGCCTCTGTGCCAGGGCCATGGCTGGTTGAGGCACCCCCACGTGCCACCTCCCCTCCTCACCAGGCACCCACCTATGGGCCTGCCCCACCTATGCTGGGCTGGCTAGGGGCGGGAGAGAGGGCGCAGCTTGGGTAAGAAGGGCTGCATcccactcccagcccctggtGGTCTGGGGTCCCCATCCCATCACTCAGCTAGAGGGGCCCTTGGAgagagctgggctgggctgggctgggccgtGGCCCGGGGGGGAGGGCAGCCGAGCAGGCTAAGCTGGAGAGGAATGCCGCTGCCCGCTAGGAGGTGCCTGGTATGACCACCCCCTCCCATCCTGGGCAGGGAGGGCCCTGCCTTCTCCTGACTGGGTGAAGAGGGCGCCCACGGGAGAGGGGGGTGTAGGGGGCAGCTGGAGAGAGAAGCCCTTTGGGCTAAAGGACAGAGCTGCTTCTGGAGAGGCCCTTATGTCTGGGGATCTGGGAATCTGTTTCTTCCCCCTGAGGCCCTCTTCGAGGcatccttcctgccttcctcacCAGGGGCAGCCCAGCTCTGAACTTCCCTGCGGCCCCAGCCCTGGCTGGAGTCGGGTGGGTGGGCGTATGGTCTGCAGGGGCTGCGTTCCACTGGCTGGGCTCAGACTGGAAGAGGGTCTGAATGCCCCCATCTAGGGTCTCGGAAGACAGGAGCTTCCTTTACCTTCTTTCACTCCCTCAACAAGGAGATACGATCTCCCCTTGAGGTGGGGGTCCGTACGTAGTGAGGGGCACACGCATCCTGCCCCCCCTCAGCCCCACCATGCTGGAATTCACAAAAATGACTCCAGAGTTGAGGGGTTCCACTGCAGGTCCTCTTGCCCACCACCTCACAGGCAGCATTAGAATTGTACCTGTTTCTCGAGGtgctgccccccacctcccccaatcCCCAGGTCCCATGCACAGGGCTTCACAGCCATTATCCTGGCCACTCCCACACCTGGAAGTAGGTATTATCCTCGTTCTATAGGTgaagaaactaaagctcagagaagtgacttgcccacggtcacacagctaggaagtaacAGACACTGGGCTCTTCCACCTCACCTTGCCGCTTCTGTTTGCCCATCTTCAGTCCCAGGGAGCTCACCCGCTAACGAGGCATCCAGCTCCACTTGCAGACAGCTTTGAAGAAAGagtttttggtggctcagacggtaaagtgtctgcctacaatgcgggagacccaggttcaatccctggttcaatccctgggtcgggaagatctcctggagaaggcaatggcaacccactccagtactcttgcctggaaaatcccgtggacggaggaacctggtaggctacagcccatggggttgcaaagagtcggacacgactgagcgacttcactttcacttttcaaactgAAGGAAGCTCTATTGTAAGCTCTATTCTAACCCCATCCTCAGGGACTGCCCGGAGCGGCAGGCTGGTTCTTCTCTCACACCCCAGCCCCTGAGAGGTTTGGGGGCAGAGATGGCTGCCCTCGGAGGCTGTGGTGCCTTAAGCTCACATCCTCCAGTCCCTAGACCAGGCAGCACAACTCCCACCCGGGAccctgcccgccaggctcccccagccccgAGGCCTCGTTTCTTCCAGGGCAGGCGCTCACAGTGGCCCCTCTGCTGTCTCCCTCACCCcaaccaccccaccccaggctgctGAACGAGAGCGACAAGCGCCCCTTCATTGAGGAGGCCGAGCGGCTGCGGATGCAGCACAAGAAGGACCACCCAGATTACAAGTACCAGCCGCGGAGACGGAAGAACGGGAAGGCGGCCCAGGGAGAGTCGGAGTGCCCAGGCGGGGAGGCTGAGCAGGGCGGCGCGGCCGCCATTCAGGCCCACTACAAGAGCGCCCACCTGGACCACCGGCACCCGGGCGAGGGCTCCCCGATGTCAGACGGAAACCCTGAGCACCCCTCAGGTGAGCCTGGGGCTGGGAGCTCGGGTGGGAGGAGGCTGTGGGCAGCGGGGAGAGGCAAAGGGTGGGAGGACCTGAGACCCGAGGCTAAGGGAAGGGCTGGCCGGGCTGAGTCGTGGCCCAGCTGGGCTGCAGGGGCCCAGTGGCAGTTCAGAGGGGGTTCAGGGGTCAGGGGAGGCGGCTGGGCAAGAGGGCTGTGGCCAGGACTGCTTAGAGGGGCACTGGTTCGGGGTGAAGAGACCCGTGAAGGAGGCCAGTGGGTCAGTTACACCAGAGAAAGGTGGGACAGGACGATTCTGAGAAACAGGAGGGCAGACGGAGGACAGCGCCTTGCCTTTCCCCCAGTCTGACGGGGGAGACACGGCATGTGACATTGAGCACATGGCCTGGAGGAGCCAGACGCGGGGCATCCTGTTTCGTTCTTATTGGTGAtgagcgctgctgctgctgctaagtcacttcagtcgtgtccgactctgtgtgaccccatagacgtcagcccaccaggctcctccatccatgggattttccaggcaagagtactggagtggggtgccattgccttctccgggtgatGAGCGCAGCTACCGTTAATTGAGCACTTACCGTGTGCCGGGCTCTGGGCTACTTGCTTGGTGTGCGTTAGTGCA
Coding sequences within:
- the SOX10 gene encoding transcription factor SOX-10 → MAEEQDLSEVELSPVGSEEPRCLSPGSAPSLGPDGGGGGGGGSGLRASPGPGELGKVKKEQQDGEADDDKFPVCIREAVSQVLSGYDWTLVPMPVRVNGASKSKPHVKRPMNAFMVWAQAARRKLADQYPHLHNAELSKTLGKLWRLLNESDKRPFIEEAERLRMQHKKDHPDYKYQPRRRKNGKAAQGESECPGGEAEQGGAAAIQAHYKSAHLDHRHPGEGSPMSDGNPEHPSGQSHGPPTPPTTPKTELQSGKADPKRDGRSLGEGGKPHIDFGNVDIGEISHEVMSNMETFDVAELDQYLPPNGHPGHVGGYSAAGYGLGSALAVASGHSAWISKPPGVALPTVSPPGVDAKAQVKTETAGPQGPPHYTDQPSTSQIAYTSLSLPHYGSAFPSISRPQFDYSDHQPSGPYYGHSGQTSGLYSAFSYMGPSQRPLYTAISDPSPSGPQSHSPTHWEQPVYTTLSRP